GGGTGGACCGGAGCTGGCTGCCACAGCCGGAAGCCTGCGAGTCCTGGTGGGAGAGGCGGAGGGCCTGCAGAAAAGTGCCCGTCGTCAGCGCACCGGGCCGCTCGACGATGCCGAGATGCTGGCATTGATCCAGAAAAGTGTGGTGGGTCTGGACGAGGCGATCTCGCAGGCACAGTCACTTGGCCGAGATACCACTGCGGCCCGTGCAGAACGGACGCTGCTCGGCGCGTACCTGCCAGCAGTGCTGACGCCTGCGGAACTCGATCAGGTCATTCAGGAGGTGCTTCGCGGGCAACCGGACGCGCGGCTGGGCGACGTCATGCGTGAACTTCAGGCGCGGCACCGTGGGCAGTTCGACGGAACCACCGCCCGGCTGCGGATTCAGGAGCTGCTGTCTGCCCGTGCGGGTGTGGCTGCGGCTGGAGTGACCCCGGACGTCTGAACGGCGCGGCGGCCTGCGGCTGACTGGATCAGGCACTCAGCGGCGCGGCACCGGGAACGCGGTTCCCTCTGCATGGCCCTGAGCGGCCTGGGCTTCCTCCTTCGTTGCCGGGCCACGCAGCAGCCATGTCAGGGCCACCGCCACCGCTGCACCCACAAACGGCCCCGTCCAGTGCGGCCACGTCTGAAGCACGTCACCCCGTACCAGAGCTGGCCCCAGGGCGCGGGCAGGATTCAGGGTCACCGCCGTCAGCGGTCCGATCAGCGCATGGGCCAGCCCGACGGTCGTTCCCATCACCAGACCGGTCTCTGGCCCGAGGGTCGCCTTTCGTGTGGCCGTCGCCAGAACCAACAGCACCAGGAACAGAGTGGCCGCCCCTTCCAGCAGCCACGCCTGTTCCTGGTGAACCTGTTCGTGTCCGGCAGGCAGCCCTCTCAGCAGCAGGGCAGCCAGAAACGCTCCCAGCAGCTGTGCCGCCAGATAAGCGGGAAGATGCTGCCAGGGCAGAGACCTGCGGAGGGTGAAGGCGACACTGACAGCTGGATTGAAGTGGGCGCCCGACAGGTCACTGAACAGATAGATCAGGACCATGACCATCGCTCCGGGCACCACGACCTGAGCGACAATGTCGGGCAGCAGTCCCAGCTGAGCGAGCTGGAGCGCTCCCAGATCACCCAGGACGATACCACCGGCTCCCAGTCCTTCTGCCACGCAGCGACGCCACAAACTCACGTTCGACACGTGCCACTCTACTGCATGATCTGACACAGTTTTGACAGAAGCGCAGGGCCGATCAGCTCCTTTGTCAGGGAATGGTCGGCCCTTTTTTCAGGCCTGCTGCGAGTCGCCGCGTGTCCAGATGTAGGGCGTGGTCGTCGTGACCGGCAGCAGGCCGCTGCGCTGAAGAATGGGCCTGGAGAACGCCGTGGAGTCGCTGTGCAGGAAACGCACTCCCCGGACAAGCGCAGATTTTGCCCGCTCGGCGGTCAGGGCGCGGTAAATGCCCCGACCCCGCCACTCGGGCACCGTGCCGCCCCCCACAGGCCCGCGAATTCGGTGCCCGGCACCACTTCGAGCCGTCCGGTACAGATCACGTTTCCCTGCACTTCTGCCACCCAGAGTTCGGTCCGGCCGCGCCCGCTTTCGAGGTGCCGAACGAAGTCCTGTACGCCGAACGCCGCGCCGAACGCACGTTCCTGCGCGGCAGCGGCCCGTATCAGGTCCGGCAGCGGTTCGGGTTGATCGTCGATGCGCCGTAGCTTCACGCCCGCCGGAAGTGGAACGTGCTGGGCAAGCAGCCTGGCCTCGCCCAGCATCACGGTTTCTGTCTCTTCGGCCCGAAAGCCCTGAGCGATCAGGCGTTCGGGAAGATCGGAGGGCGCGTCGTGCCCACGAGTCTTCCATTCGAAGGAAATGATCTGCTCGTTGCTGGCGAAAAACAGGATGGTCCGGGCAATCAGGTCGTCCAGCGCCGCTCCGGTCAGGCCGCCCAGGTCGCGGTACGACACGAAGCCGCGCGTTCCGAATGTTCCGCGCCACAGAGGCCCGTCACGGTCAACCTGCGCCGCGGACAGCAGCTCGGTCTGCTCGCGCAGCTGGGTGTCGTAGGCGCTCAGCAGGGAGCGTGCAAGCTCGGATTGATCGGGAAGCATGAGAGGCAGTGTAGGGGCTATGGACGGGAACGACAGGAACCTGGGCCGCTGAGCACACGGTTCCCGGAGAGTGTCACCGGGGCCAGTCTCCGGGTTTACTTCAGCAGGGCCATCCATGCCGTGAACGTTCCCAGTGCGTGGGGGTGGTGTTCAAACAGCAGTTCGGGATGCCACTGCACTCCCAGCAGGCCCTCTCCCTCGATGCCCTCGACGGCTCCATCGGGCGCAGTGGCTGTGCACGACAATCCTGGGGCCACCACGTCCACTGCCTGATGGTGGTAGGAATTGACCAGCGCTGTGCCAGGATGCGCCTGCCCCAGTCTGCTGCCCGGAACGAAGTCCACGCTATGCCCCAGGGTGGGTGCCCGGCCCAGCTGCGCGTGATCGGCCCACAGGCTGGCGACCTCCGGCAGATGCTGATGGAGGCTGCCGCCCTCGAAGACATTGATCAGCTGCATGCCCCGGCAGATTCCGAGCACCGGTTTTCCCAGACGCCGGACAGCGCTGTAGAGCGCGTATTCGAACGCGTCCCGCTCCTCATCGACTTCCCCGAGGTGACGCCGGGGCACCTGCGCGTAGTACCGGGGGTGAATGTCCACGCCGCCTGTCAGGAGCAGCGCATCGATCCGCGCGGCGAAGTCTTCGGCCAGTTCAGGAAGGTTGGGCAGCAGGACCGGACTGCCGCCCACATGGGTGATCGCCTGGGCGTAATGACGCGGCGTGCCGTGGAAGCCCTGAAGTTGCCCTTCGGAAGGGCGGGACGTCGTCAGACCGATGAGGGGCCGGGGTGCCATGCGCCCCACTGTAGCAAGGGACCGTTGGCCTTGCTCCGGTGCCGAGTGTGCGCCATGAGCCACCG
The genomic region above belongs to Deinococcus sp. KNUC1210 and contains:
- a CDS encoding gamma-glutamyl-gamma-aminobutyrate hydrolase family protein, which translates into the protein MAPRPLIGLTTSRPSEGQLQGFHGTPRHYAQAITHVGGSPVLLPNLPELAEDFAARIDALLLTGGVDIHPRYYAQVPRRHLGEVDEERDAFEYALYSAVRRLGKPVLGICRGMQLINVFEGGSLHQHLPEVASLWADHAQLGRAPTLGHSVDFVPGSRLGQAHPGTALVNSYHHQAVDVVAPGLSCTATAPDGAVEGIEGEGLLGVQWHPELLFEHHPHALGTFTAWMALLK
- a CDS encoding GNAT family N-acetyltransferase, whose translation is MLPDQSELARSLLSAYDTQLREQTELLSAAQVDRDGPLWRGTFGTRGFVSYRDLGGLTGAALDDLIARTILFFASNEQIISFEWKTRGHDAPSDLPERLIAQGFRAEETETVMLGEARLLAQHVPLPAGVKLRRIDDQPEPLPDLIRAAAAQERAFGAAFGVQDFVRHLESGRGRTELWVAEVQGNVICTGRLEVVPGTEFAGLWGAARCPSGGVGAFTAP
- a CDS encoding GatB/YqeY domain-containing protein; protein product: MNLFERLKADLLHARRGGPELAATAGSLRVLVGEAEGLQKSARRQRTGPLDDAEMLALIQKSVVGLDEAISQAQSLGRDTTAARAERTLLGAYLPAVLTPAELDQVIQEVLRGQPDARLGDVMRELQARHRGQFDGTTARLRIQELLSARAGVAAAGVTPDV
- a CDS encoding aquaporin: MAEGLGAGGIVLGDLGALQLAQLGLLPDIVAQVVVPGAMVMVLIYLFSDLSGAHFNPAVSVAFTLRRSLPWQHLPAYLAAQLLGAFLAALLLRGLPAGHEQVHQEQAWLLEGAATLFLVLLVLATATRKATLGPETGLVMGTTVGLAHALIGPLTAVTLNPARALGPALVRGDVLQTWPHWTGPFVGAAVAVALTWLLRGPATKEEAQAAQGHAEGTAFPVPRR